The nucleotide sequence TTCCTCCAATACATTTGTATCGTACACGATTTACATTAAACTGAATCGCCTACGATGTAAAATGATATGCTCGCATTACTACTTTATTTTATTGCACAAAAAAAGCCGCCCCTTCAGGCAGCTTGTCTTCCATCAATCCACGTCAACCCAGCCTGATCCTTCATCCTTCGGCTGGTTTTTGTTCTTTAGATCGTTCGCTTTTTTGTTTTTGCTCGTATATGGTTTGGCATTTTTCGCTTTTTTAGCGCCTGTTTGCCAGCGCGTCCAGCCTTTTTTGCCGGTTCCCTGTCCAATTCCGCTTTTTGCTTTATCTTTTTTAGGCATGTTATCACTCCCGTACTGTTGCCCTGTTATAGCGCGATGACATAAAGCTTATC is from Planococcus liqunii and encodes:
- a CDS encoding DUF3934 domain-containing protein produces the protein MPKKDKAKSGIGQGTGKKGWTRWQTGAKKAKNAKPYTSKNKKANDLKNKNQPKDEGSGWVDVD